The following is a genomic window from Verrucosispora sp. WMMD573.
GACCGATCCCGAGAGTGCCGCTTGTGGACTCCACCACGGTGGCTCCCGGCCGAAGGTCACCGCGCTGCCGGGCGGCCTGGAGCATGGCCACGGCGGCGCGTGCCTTCATGCCGCCGGGGTTCAGATACTCCACCTTGGCGTGGAAGCCGCCGTGCGGGTGCGGCAGCGGAGTGTCGACGTACGCCACCGGGGAGCGCCCCAGCAGGTCCAGCAGGTGTGGAGCGCACGTTCTCGGCGCGGCGCCGGTCAGCATGGCGACCCGGCGGCGGCACGGTAGCGGTAGACCGTCGTCGGTCCGCCGTCGAGCCAGAAGAACGGGTACGGTTCGGCGGACACGGCGCTGAGCCCGGCCCCGAGAAAGCACGGCAGGACGGCGCTGCCGGTCTGCGCGAAGGCCACCATCGGTTTGCCGGTGGCGCGGGCGTGCCGCAGCAGTGACTCGAAGGTGCCGTTGCCCAGCGTCATGCCGGACACCAGCAGCGCGTCGCAGCGTTCCAGCAGGGCGGCGGCGTCCGGCAGGCACGGCTCGTCCCACTCGGTGCTGCCGCCCGCCAGATCGCAGGGCAGGTAGCCGATGCCGCGGCGGCGCAGTTGGCCGAGCAGGGAGTTGACCACGCCGACGACCAGGACGTGCTGTCCCGGGGCCACCGGCATCAGGTCCACCACCGCGGCGGCTCTGGCGGTCGACTTGGCCAGCGAGGTGCCGGCGGGAATGGTGACCGTGTCGTCGGCAGCGTGCGCATGCGGACGGGCAGCGGCGAGGTAGGCGTCCAGGGCCGCGACACGGACCGCCGGCGCCGGGTGGGTTAGCAGTTCCGCGACGCTTCGACCCACGCAGTCGTACGCGACGTCGTCGGTCAGTTCAGCCGGCTCCGTCGAACAGGAACCGACGGTGGTGCCCACCCGCAGACTCAACACGTGGTTGCGGTAGCTGCGGCCGCGTCCAGCGTGCCGGGCACCCTGCCGAGTGGTGAACGCGACGCTTACCTGCTCGGTGGCCGGGTCGGGACCGAATCGGGCAGCGCTGACGGCTTCGATCAGGTCCGTCACCGACATGAACGGCTCACCGGTGTCCACCGGCATCGGTGTCGTCACGCCAGCGCTCCGGCCAACTCGTCGGCGTATCGCACACTCAGGCCGCCGACCAGTTCCTCGGCGCGGACGCGGGCACCATGGCCGGTGGTGTCCACAGTCATGACATGGCCGAGGTAGGTGTTGTTGCTCACCGCGTCGCCGGTTCGGTGCCCGGCGGGCTTCACCGCCCAGTCGACCACGTCGGGCGCTGCGGCCAGCGTGGCCGCGCCGTCGATCCCGGCGACGGTTCCGGCGCGGGGCGGCAGCAGGAACGAGATGGCCGCGCTGCGCACGCCGGTGTCGGTCACTGTGATGTCCGGCTGTTCACCGAGGGCGAGCTGCGCGTACACCATGGGCAGATCCACCCCGGTCGCCCGCCGCACCAACTCGGTGATCTGGTTGCCCGCCGGGCGCGGATTGATCTCCACCACCCGCGGCCCGGCCGCCGTCAGCCGCAGCTCGGTATGCGCCACTCCCCGGTCGAACCCGACCGCGGCGAGGGCGGCGAGGGCCGTGTCGCACACCGCGGTCACGGTCGCGGCGTCGAGCGCGGCGGGAAACATGTGCCCGGTCTCGACGAACCACGGTTCGCCGGCCAGGCTCTTGTCCGTCACGCCGAGCACCGTCGTCGTGCCGTCGGCGGTGACGGTCTCGACGCTGACCTCCGGCCCGAGGAGCACCTCCTCCAGCAGGATCTGCGGTGAGCGGTGTTGGCCACGGGCGTTGACTGGAAACGCGTCGAGGGCGTCGAACGCCTCGCGCAGTTCGGTCCGGTCGGCCACCAGCCGGACGAACATCCCGGCGCACAGGTCGACCGGCTTGACGACCAGCGGGAAGCCCAGTTTGTCCGCGGCAGCCTCGGTACCCGGCCAGTCCTCGGCGATCGCGAAGGTCGGACCAGGCAGGCCGGCCAGTTGCATCCGTTGTCGTGCCAGGTCCTTGCGGCAGGCGTTTTCGACGGCTTGCGGCCGGGTGCCCGGCAGACCCAGTTGTGCGGCCAGCCGGGCAACCGTGCCCAGGTAGTAGTCGCAGGAGGTGACGACGCCGTCGAAGCGCAGTACCTCGTGCAGCCGCTGGACCTGGGGCAGCAGCAGCTCCGGGGCGTTGGTCTCGGCGGTAATCACGTTGTCCGCGGTGAGCAGCGGGTGCAGTCCGTCGCCGCTGCCCTGGACCAGGTAGTGGTGCAGGTTCCTGGTCAGGAAGGTGAACCGATGCCCTGCCTCCCGGATCGCCCGGGGCAGCAGGGTGCTCATCGCACCGACCCAGCTCTCGACCACCAGCACATGTCCCACCGCGCACTCCCGATGTTCAAGGGATCCCCGACCCATCAGAAGATAACGGTTGTCATTTGCGATGGCTAGCCGAGCCCTTCGGGCCTCGCTCCCCTGTTCGACACCGACACCACCGGGTACCCCGGCTGAGGTGAGACGTCCCTCACTCGCGCAGGTCAGGACGAGACGTACGCTTGCGGCATGGCTGAGGAACCTCGGTGGTTGACCGACCACGAGCGCGACACCTGGCTCGCTCTGGCCAAACTCATGTTCAACCTGCCGAGCGCCCTCGACGCCCAACTCCTGCGGGACAACCACCTCACGCTGTTCGACTACTTCGTGCTCAGCGGCCTGTCCATGGCACCCGCACGCACCCTGCGGCTCAGCGATCTGGCCAGCCAGGTCAGTTGCTCGCTGTCCCGGCTGTCGAACGTCGTCAAGCGGCTCGAACAGCGGGGACTGCTGCACCGCGCGCCCGACCCGGAAAGCCCCCGCTACACCGTGGCCACGCTCACCGACGACGGTTGGGATCTTGTGGTCGCCGCAGCGCCCGGGCACGTCGCCGCCGTCCGTCGCTACGTCATCGACGGCCTCACCGCGAGCCAGATCGACGTCCTGCGCGAGGTGGCCTGCCACGTGGCCCGACAGATTGCCGAGACCTCGGAGGCCACTGCGCGCCCCCGTTGACGCCGGCCGGTCAGCGTCCGTACCGCACGTCCCGGCCGCGTCGCCTGCCCCTTGCGGGTCAGGCGTCGCCGGAGACCGACGCGAGCGTCGACGCGGCCGGTTGCGGGCTCGTCCGCACGGGCAGCCGGACAGCGAACCGGGCGCCCCGACCGGGATGGCTGCGGGCGTCGATGGTGCCCCCGTGCCCGGTGACCACCTCGCGGAGCAGCGCGAGCCCGAGCCCGGTGTGCCGCTTCTCCGGGCCCGCGCCGCTGTAGAACCGGTCGAAGATGCGGTCGGCCGGATCGAAGCCGTTGCCGGTGTCGGCGACGATCAACTCCGCCACGTCGGGAGCGGGCAGGCGCACCGTCACGTCGATCCGGCCGCCGGCCGGAGTGTGCGTGAGAGCGTTGGTCAGCAGTTCACTGATCACCCGCCGCAGCGCCGATTCCACCCCGGAGACCGGGACCGCCACGTCCGGACGGCTGAGGGTGAGCGTCACCCCCTGTTCGTCGGCCCGGTCGTTCTCGGCGAGCACCGCGACCTCGGCGAGAGTGGCCAGGTCCACCGGGTCGGCGGCCGGCCGGTCACCCGGGGCGGCGGCCAACCGGACGGAGAGCAGCAGGTCGTTGACGACCTCGCCGAGCCGTCTGGTGGTACCGGTCAGACGATTCAGCTCCGACTGGTACTCGACCGGCATGCCGGCGGCGCCGGCCCGCCGCGCCAGCAACTGCGCCCGGGTGTGCACCTGTGCGATGGGCGTACGCAGTTCGTGGCTGACGTCGGCGACGAATCGGCGTTGCCGGGCGAGAGAGTCGGCCAGCGGAGCGACGGCGAGCCGGCCCACCACCGAGCCGCTGGCGACGGCGACGACCAGCCCGAGCAGTTCCGCGACGGTGAGCGAGACGAGCAGGTGACGCCGGTCGGCGAGTTGGTAGCGGGCATCGAAGATCGCCTGCACGACGTCCTCGCCGCGATTCTCGGTCAGGACGAAGTAGACCGTGCCGTTGCGCGTGATCGTCGTCTCCGCCGGAACTCCGGTGCTGGCCGTGGCGGTCATCGCCGCCGCCAGCGGGAAACCGGGCGGCGCTGGCACCGTACCGCCGCTGATCTCGCCGTCGCGGAGCAGGAACAGCCAGGTGCAACCCGGTGGACCGGACGGGTCGCTACGGCTGGCGGTGTAGGCGAGTTCGCGTTTGATCTGGCGCTCCTGGCCCCGGACCAGCATGCCGTAGGCGAGCACGCCGACCGCCGTGACCAGGACGGTCACCGCGAGCCCGACCAGCACGCCGA
Proteins encoded in this region:
- a CDS encoding DUF364 domain-containing protein produces the protein MTTPMPVDTGEPFMSVTDLIEAVSAARFGPDPATEQVSVAFTTRQGARHAGRGRSYRNHVLSLRVGTTVGSCSTEPAELTDDVAYDCVGRSVAELLTHPAPAVRVAALDAYLAAARPHAHAADDTVTIPAGTSLAKSTARAAAVVDLMPVAPGQHVLVVGVVNSLLGQLRRRGIGYLPCDLAGGSTEWDEPCLPDAAALLERCDALLVSGMTLGNGTFESLLRHARATGKPMVAFAQTGSAVLPCFLGAGLSAVSAEPYPFFWLDGGPTTVYRYRAAAGSPC
- a CDS encoding ATP-grasp domain-containing protein, with the translated sequence MGHVLVVESWVGAMSTLLPRAIREAGHRFTFLTRNLHHYLVQGSGDGLHPLLTADNVITAETNAPELLLPQVQRLHEVLRFDGVVTSCDYYLGTVARLAAQLGLPGTRPQAVENACRKDLARQRMQLAGLPGPTFAIAEDWPGTEAAADKLGFPLVVKPVDLCAGMFVRLVADRTELREAFDALDAFPVNARGQHRSPQILLEEVLLGPEVSVETVTADGTTTVLGVTDKSLAGEPWFVETGHMFPAALDAATVTAVCDTALAALAAVGFDRGVAHTELRLTAAGPRVVEINPRPAGNQITELVRRATGVDLPMVYAQLALGEQPDITVTDTGVRSAAISFLLPPRAGTVAGIDGAATLAAAPDVVDWAVKPAGHRTGDAVSNNTYLGHVMTVDTTGHGARVRAEELVGGLSVRYADELAGALA
- a CDS encoding MarR family transcriptional regulator produces the protein MAEEPRWLTDHERDTWLALAKLMFNLPSALDAQLLRDNHLTLFDYFVLSGLSMAPARTLRLSDLASQVSCSLSRLSNVVKRLEQRGLLHRAPDPESPRYTVATLTDDGWDLVVAAAPGHVAAVRRYVIDGLTASQIDVLREVACHVARQIAETSEATARPR
- a CDS encoding HAMP domain-containing sensor histidine kinase, which encodes MAAERIVVTRARRRVGVLVGLAVTVLVTAVGVLAYGMLVRGQERQIKRELAYTASRSDPSGPPGCTWLFLLRDGEISGGTVPAPPGFPLAAAMTATASTGVPAETTITRNGTVYFVLTENRGEDVVQAIFDARYQLADRRHLLVSLTVAELLGLVVAVASGSVVGRLAVAPLADSLARQRRFVADVSHELRTPIAQVHTRAQLLARRAGAAGMPVEYQSELNRLTGTTRRLGEVVNDLLLSVRLAAAPGDRPAADPVDLATLAEVAVLAENDRADEQGVTLTLSRPDVAVPVSGVESALRRVISELLTNALTHTPAGGRIDVTVRLPAPDVAELIVADTGNGFDPADRIFDRFYSGAGPEKRHTGLGLALLREVVTGHGGTIDARSHPGRGARFAVRLPVRTSPQPAASTLASVSGDA